The genome window aattcaaagtatatgaatgtaaaataatataagagagattaattataaatatcactaaaataaatgtttgtaacttTATAAAAACGATAGTCGATGATccaaatacttagtctaaaaatgataatctaaataaatattatttttggtttgaatttgtaTAAGTCTTATTAATTCTCGTTCGGGTAGCatgcattgtcattgtcttcatcctTAGTActtgttctcttcttttttattcGTAGTATGTCATATGCAATTGAATTACTGGTCGTAGTGTTCTAAAAAGTTATCGTTTTTAATGTGTTAAAAAACATATGTTATCGTTCTTAACGCGTTAAAAAGTTAAGTAACATTTCTTAACATTAATTTGATTGATATGAATGAGACTGAAAATGAGATACAAATATAACTCATGCAGGAATGTTGGGCAATCACGTAAGTGTGTGTTTGTTTGATCTAGCTCTTCGAACAAATTGCGAAATCCAAATAAAAAGAATTCAATCTTTATAATCActtgattaaaattttgaattaatttgagTGAGTATGTAAACCAGAATTAAAGTCTCAGCAaccatttttctattttaattatctccaaatattattttgcatctttaagatttaatttaatttatgtagtcgtttactccgtaatatttatatttttattgttattatttataagtGTTTTTCAtctataaaagtttaaaaattatattttagtatttgcTTAAACTAAATCTTGAGAGacaagccaaagaccttgtggtctagtgacactcgGTGTCCCAATTTACACTCCCAAGATCGATTAACAAGAGAACCGCCACCTTTTAAACAGAACTTTGATCCAATGGACTACATTAGCTGAGTCGTTTTGGATTATATATCACTCTATTATAGTCATGCCACCAAGGCACCTTGAGACCCAAGTTCACTTGTTTACACGTATACTACGTATTAACTTTGGAAGTTGACATTCACAAACTTTATAAGTTAAAACATCCGGTTGGTGAGAGGAGTAAATGTGGAGTTGATGAAATTAATATGAGACAGATACACAATTGAATTCCATAATGAATATTGCACGCTGCACGAGTGTACTTGTTACTTCAATATTATTCCATATTAGTACgtacaacaaaatatatatgaaatttcaatACAATCAATTGGAGAGCtaagtaaaaatatatccggaaaacaaatataataaataaatggtaaAACCAATTATTATCTGAGCGAATTGACAAATTGCTTCTTGTGATCTAATTGGTAAATgattacaataaaataaatcagtGTAGGTTGATATAATTAACTgtctcaaaccaagaaagttaaTAGACAGCTTTAGTGGTGAAACTTGTAACACTATAGTTACAAAGAAGTGTAACAATTTggagttttttgaatttttttttatagaaatgaATGTgtagtaaataaaattaatgagtGACAACTACCTTAGCATACTCCATATGACGTTGTTGGTCGGATGTGATCCATGTGAATTACATTCTACTGATGGTTAATGTCCCCATCTTCTTGGCCAACCCTCTGAGAGCAAATTTCTGAATTTTTCCGGTGGCTGTTTTTGGAAGCTCCGCCATGAAAACCACCGTCTTGGGCACCATGTAATGAGGCAATCTTTCACGGCAAAACTCTATCATCTCCTTCACGCTGGCCTGACgatgattgttgttgttgtgggtCAAACTTACAAAAGCGCAAGGCGTTTCGCCCCAGAAATCGTCCGGCCGAGCCACCACCGCCGCCTCATTCACCACCGGGTGGGAGTAAAGAACCGACTCCACCTCCACGCTACTCACATTCTCGCCGCCGCTGATTATAATGTCCTTGGACCGGTCCTTGATTTCCAGGTAGCCGTCCGGGTGCATAACTCCGACGTCGCCGGTATAAAGCCACCCgtttttcatgcattttttaGTTGCTTCGGGGTTTTTAAGGTACCCTAACATTATACAATCTCCTTTTAGTATAATCTCCCCCATTGTCGACCCGTCCCGCTTCACGCTCCGCCCGGAACCCGCCTCCACCACGTCCACCGCGGCCGTCCCGAGCGTTCTCACCCCTTGCCGAGCCTTCAATTTCGCCCGCTCGGCCGCGGGTAACTCGTTCCACTTCGGTTTCCACACGCACGACACCACCACCCCGGCCACCTCGGTCAGCCCGTACCCGTGGCTCACGGTAAACCCCAGAGACTCTATGCGGAGGAGGACGGCAGCGGGGGGCGGCGCCCCGCCGGTCAGGAAATGGACGGGGCTCTTGAGCGGCCTAGCGCGGGGCGAATTAGCTAACATGTTGAGTACCACGGGCGCACCGCACATGTGTGTAACGTTGTATTTTTCTATGGACTCGTAAACCCCCTCGGCTTCGATTTTCCGCAGGCAGACATTGGTGCCGCCCACGGCCGCCATTCCCCACGTATAGCTCCACCCGTTGGAGTGGAACATCGGCAACGTCCAGAGATAAACCGGCCGCTCCGGCACGAACCACCCGATCAACGAATCCAACGTCATCACGAAGATCGACCGGTGCGAGTGCACCACTCCTTTGGGAGATGACGTGGTGCCTGACGTATAATTCAACGTCATCGCCTCCCATTCCCCCGCCGGCCGGATCCAATTGAACTCCGAATCCCCATTCCTCACCAGCCCCTCGTACGTATCAAATATCATTCCATTCCTCGAAAACGTCGTCCAGGCAACATCGTACCCGTCCTCAATCAGCACCACCGTCGGCCGCCCAACATTCCGGGGGAGCAAAGAAATCGCCTCAAGAACCAAGGGGCAAAACTGGAAATCCACGAAAACCATCTTCGATTCCCCGTGGGCGAGTATAACCGAGACAGTCCGCGCGTCCAAGCGCGTGTTAATGTTATTAATCACCGCGCCGGCCATAGGAACAGCAAATTGAAGCTCATACGTCGCCGGAATATTGGGAGCGACGACGGAGACCACCTGGGCCCTCTCCGGCCCAATAACGCCGGTGATTGAAGAAGCCAAACGGCGGCACCGCGTGTAGGTATCAGACCACGTGTAAACAGTGTTGTTGTGTACCACGGAAGCGCATTCGCCGTAAACAATGGAAGCTCTTTCCAAGAACGACAATGGCGTCAAGGGACAGGAACTGGACATGCTTGGTTTCAATTGGTCCATGGCTAGCTAGCTGAATAATAGGTACAATATCTCTCTAAAATTGCTGTATAATTACTGCACAGTTCACAGAGAATTGAAGATTGACATAAATAAGCATGGGGTCTGGGCTGTAACGTAACCCTTTTATTACCAGCCAACAATAACAACATTTATGTGAGCCGGCAAAAGAGGAGATTGGAGTATTATTACATTCATGGGAAGGGGAAATGAATTTGCTGGAAATGACAACGCAgctccaaaatatatatataaatttatactctcccagtcactttttattttttatttttttaattaacaagaCTTGAtttgagttatttttaattcaattttttataatattaaatttagtattaatatataaaatgtatatatatttaaaaactatattaaaagtactattaactattaaatttaaaaataattaaagttactaaagaaaataagtaataataaagTTGATTTAACcgctccctccgtcccattttatgtgtctgattcagTTGAGggttgactgaagttatttttaattcaaatgttcataatataaaattttgtattaatatacaaaatttataaatttagaaactacactaaaaatattattaaacataacaaatcaaatataaaaataagtaaaaaataatttaaaaaaataaaaaaaaattaatttgatcaataaataataagtaagtCAATAAaatgtgaaaagaagtaataaacaGTAAGCACAAGGgcaataataattccttaatatTTAAGCACCGATAAATAAGCAAAAAGTTCCAACTATTGAGGAGTTGAGTTGTCTTTGTCAGCCAATGAGTAGCTTCCACTTGTCAAAATAGGATTAATATGTACTCCAAAACCATTTAAATTCGAAAGCTACTTTTAGTAGTGCTTCTTATTAacattttgggaaaaataattttctttttccaaaacgcctttaacccccccccccctcccccctccccccaaaaaatatatatatatagttaaactATTGTCGTTTGGAGCCTTAAGGCTCATCTTATAGAGTAGCTAAACAACCctttttgtttctattttcaACGTGGGATCAAGGATCTATCTAAACAAGGCTGATATGTTCATAAAGATATGAAGtgattgaatatttgaattgggtaatatatatttttgtattttctataGATTTGTACTACATTTGATCTAATAGTTAATTGGTGCACAATATAAATGaagtgtatttaaaaaaaaaaaagtgaattttaACAAGTTATTGTTTAATACAGTCTGTTCAATTCGTTTTTGTTTGTGAAAGTTATATCACATGCATGCACTCCTAAGCTTTGTTTGGTTGGTTGccaaaagaccttgtggtcacgCGGCATAGCCGTGACcttcccaagtgagaggtcactgGTTTGATCTCTAGTATGGCGTTGGCCctcgttgtgcttcaataggttgaaaaaaagtcaatagtattaataaaaaaaaaaagcttt of Ipomoea triloba cultivar NCNSP0323 chromosome 3, ASM357664v1 contains these proteins:
- the LOC116012113 gene encoding probable acyl-activating enzyme 5, peroxisomal, whose protein sequence is MDQLKPSMSSSCPLTPLSFLERASIVYGECASVVHNNTVYTWSDTYTRCRRLASSITGVIGPERAQVVSVVAPNIPATYELQFAVPMAGAVINNINTRLDARTVSVILAHGESKMVFVDFQFCPLVLEAISLLPRNVGRPTVVLIEDGYDVAWTTFSRNGMIFDTYEGLVRNGDSEFNWIRPAGEWEAMTLNYTSGTTSSPKGVVHSHRSIFVMTLDSLIGWFVPERPVYLWTLPMFHSNGWSYTWGMAAVGGTNVCLRKIEAEGVYESIEKYNVTHMCGAPVVLNMLANSPRARPLKSPVHFLTGGAPPPAAVLLRIESLGFTVSHGYGLTEVAGVVVSCVWKPKWNELPAAERAKLKARQGVRTLGTAAVDVVEAGSGRSVKRDGSTMGEIILKGDCIMLGYLKNPEATKKCMKNGWLYTGDVGVMHPDGYLEIKDRSKDIIISGGENVSSVEVESVLYSHPVVNEAAVVARPDDFWGETPCAFVSLTHNNNNHRQASVKEMIEFCRERLPHYMVPKTVVFMAELPKTATGKIQKFALRGLAKKMGTLTISRM